A single region of the Nicotiana sylvestris chromosome 6, ASM39365v2, whole genome shotgun sequence genome encodes:
- the LOC138871264 gene encoding uncharacterized protein, which produces MEKKPNESFREYELRWREQATRVNPPMEENKMVEYFLQAQEPTYFGNLISVVERHKKLAGSEEHDDVAMVVSESGHGLKGTTPYLLVYGTEAVIPVEVKISSLRIVAEAEIDDDEWVKTRLEQLSLINEKRLAVVYHGQLYQKRMARSYNKKVRPQKFEVGQQVLKRILPHPAEAKGKFAPNWQGSFVVTRVLPNGALYLTDVEVKCVDMTINSNAFKRYYV; this is translated from the exons ATGGAAAAAaagcctaatgaaagctttagggaatacgagctcagatggagagagcaagctaccagagtcaatcctccgatggaagaaAACAAGATGGttgagtactttcttcaagctcaagagccaacttactttgggaaTTTGATCTCGGTTGTGG aacgacacaagaagcttgctgggtcagaagaacatgatgatgttgccatggttgtcTCAGAATCAGGACATGGTTTAAAGG gtacaactccttatttgttggtatatggtactgaagcagtgatacccgtggAAGTTAAAatttcatcccttcggattgttgctgaagctgaaattgatgatgatgagtgggtcaaaacccgtttggagcaattaagtctgattaaCGAAAAAAGACTGGCGGTAGTGtatcatggtcaattgtatcaaaagagaatggcaagatcatacaacaagaaggtgcgtccccagaaatttgaagtgggtcagcaagtattgaaacgcatcctgccGCATCCGGCTGAAgctaaaggaaagtttgccccaaattggcaggggtcattcgtggtaacgagagtgttgcccaatggtgctttgtatctaACAGATGTAGAAGTCAAATGTGTggatatgactatcaattctaatgcatttaaaagatattatgtatga